In the Drosophila gunungcola strain Sukarami unplaced genomic scaffold, Dgunungcola_SK_2 000001F, whole genome shotgun sequence genome, one interval contains:
- the LOC128261715 gene encoding uncharacterized protein LOC128261715 isoform X8, which yields MSNRTEQDYDSATPALQQQMNLARRACWRRNQSSSTQLPPQNTITITREAASRLELVNPEIAKQIDAEAQPPRDETKTRLEPQTATATRNTKWASDWRGILGKRMLLICALVLILGLVQGRPNTSAVGVASAKDAVTQLNLPMDVDVGLDPTQSAKLPRSEALKSSDQDAESGEAHKMERYPLSSVDFARVKTPFIIGIWILSASIAKIGFHMTPKLHLIFPESCLLIVVGVVIGVVLYFCTDVAVSPLTPNTFFFYMLPPIILDAGYFMPNRLFFDNLGTILLMAVVGTIFNIATIGGSLYACGRMGIYGEGETPNLMDVFLFASLISAVDPVAVLAVFEEIHVNEILYIVVFGESLLNDAVTVVMYHMMESYNEIGLDKIIAQDIASGVGSFFVVALGGTAIGIIWGFLTGLVTRFTDHVRVIEPIFIFVMAYLAYLNAEIFHMSGILAITFCGITMKNYVESNISQKSHTTVKYALKMLSSSAETIIFMFLGVATVNNMHVWNTWFVVLTIAFCSVFRVIGVILLSALANRFRLHKLSRVDQFVMSYGGLRGAVAFALVLLVDENVVKQKNMFVTTTIAVIYFTVFLQGITIKPLVKILNVKRANKRKPTMNERIHERFMDHLMAGIEDIVGKTGNYNVRDKFKRFDNRFIRPLLIRDLKGAEPKIIETYSKLTMRDAMEVMRRNPSTIGQMTGTESMSALFRNYTNNYIGGSPSLTNLDNTCSRNLDMAELDYNPSKKDLTDARIHHLLAEELKPYRRHRRLSYSRHAVDDRDLSTQVNYKMQMNFRRMFNDRKHHKRSKRGASNKEAKENVKQNHVSFHDFQQNGTTKQLTNDYINNVLNETAEECQQNPNEINVVGPSDDWDDGLTFTAKSSPDSDRANNNSLIAHIQNLPGFDASKARIVVQHYAPRVDDSPETDLDSPDQAVGPTAAELILPWRRDRSYQSIVAEHPIPEEDRNLSRESDGERRVATPTATESQLPWKRQGDECTDAVQQNEFPAWASNKEYLAYNSPSATFLGGINKPKQPKSVIGLFRRESSSSKAGSVGIGSTGAVDTAASGSVDPMVVPMSTQPPNAPSTSMHNPRLDKRSQSISSGSLGAGAHQLGTDGHSGPFPVTASHRRNVRRGSMLELSGLIATGRRPSRILQFSPGTTNLLVSATFTTPSPPPPSTCTSTTTTTTTTVNTTTTSTNNNNTNNSTETTSASATNSTPTSPRSEDSATYAYCPKDTIPEESSYQHGHSKSLCEPADSDDWEGAPLSTAAAGEANSERMMRLSGREPLLPRPSNTPRAQIRRMNAGAVGGAAVSQAGRKNQVTKALLDYEDSETDSEENDDDDDDDDEDEDFDSYDDENIVVTTFTTPATGRRSGSSPGSGSEANATTMTTTTTSIRLTRNNDESII from the exons ATGAGCAATCGCACGGAGCAGGATTACGACAGTGCCACTCCGGCGCTGCAACAGCAGATGAATCTGGCCCGAAGAGCCTGCTGGAGGCGGAACCAATCCTCCAGCACTCAGTTACCCCCCCAaaatacaattacaattaccaGAGAGGCAGCCAGTCGCCTGGAGTTAGTTAATCCCGAGATTGCGAAACAAATCGATGCAGAAGCTCAACCACCGAGAGATGAAACCAAAACAAGATTAGAACCACAAACTGCAACCGCAACACGCAACACAAAATGGGCATCCGACTGGCGGGGGATTCTCGGCAAAAGGATGCTGCTCATCTGCGCCTTAGTCCTGATCCTTGGACTCGTCCAGGGGCGGCCCAACACGAGTGCTGTGGGCGTGGCGTCGGCCAAGGATGCAGTCACCCAACTTAAT CTGCCCATGGACGTGGATGTGGGTCTGGATCCAACACAATCGGCAAAATTGCCTCGTTCGGAGGCACTGAAATCCAGCGACCAGGATGCGGAAAGCGGCGAAGCGCACAAGATGGAAAGGTATCCACTCTCCAGCGTGGATTTTGCCCGGGTAAAGACGCCTTTCATCATCGGAATCTGGATTTTATCTGCCAGTATAGCCAAAATCG GTTTCCATATGACGCCCAAACTGCATCTTATATTTCCGGAGTCGTGCCTGCTGATTGTCGTGGGCGTGGTCATTGGGGTGGTGCTCTATTTTTGCACCGACGTCGCCGTCTCCCCGCTGACCCCCAACACCTTCTTCTTTTATATGCTGCCACCGATTATCCTGGACGCCGGATACTTTATGCCCAATCGATTGTTCTTCGACAACCTGGGCACCATCCTGCTGATGGCGGTGGTCGGAACCATCTTCAACATAGCCACCATCG GTGGCTCGTTGTACGCCTGCGGAAGGATGGGCATTTACGGGGAGGGCGAGACTCCGAATCTGATGGACGTATTTCTGTTTGCCTCCCTCATATCCGCCGTGGATCCGGTGGCTGTTTTGGCCGTGTTCGAGGAGATACACGTCAACGAGATCCTGTACATTGTCGTCTTTGGCGAGTCCTTGCTGAATGATGCCGTTACG GTTGTGATGTACCACATGATGGAGTCCTACAATGAAATTGGTTTGGATAAAATCATCGCCCAGGACATTGCCAGCGGTGTGGGTTCCTTCTTCGtggttgcactaggtggcactGCCATAG GCATCATCTGGGGCTTTCTAACTGGTCTGGTGACCCGATTCACAGATCATGTGCGTGTCATAGAACccattttcatatttgtaaTGGCTTACTTGGCCTATCTCAATGCGGAAATCTTTCACATGAGCGGCATTTTAGC CATCACTTTCTGTGGTATAACGATGAAAAATTATGTGGAATCGAATATCTCACAAAAGTCGCATACGACTGTTAAATATGCCTTGAAGATGTTGTCCAGTTCGGCGGAGACCATTATCTTTATGTTCCTGGGCGTGGCCACTGTGAACAATATGCACGTATGGAATACGTGGTTTGTGGTGCTGACCATTGCCTTCTGCTCTGTGTTTCGTGTTAttg GTGTCATCTTGCTTTCGGCCCTGGCAAATCGCTTCCGCCTGCACAAGTTGTCCAGGGTGGATCAGTTTGTGATGTCCTACGGCGGATTGCGTGGTGCTGTGGCCTTTGCCCTGGTCCTCCTGGTCGACGAGAATGTGGTCAAGCAGAAGAACATGTTTGTTACCACCACGATAGCTGTGATTTACTTTACTGTCTTCCTGCAAGGCATCACCATCAAGCCGCTGGTCAAGATCCTCAATGTGAAGCGGGCCAACAAACGCAAGCCAACCATGAACGAGCGCATTCATGAGAGG TTTATGGATCACTTGATGGCGGGCATTGAGGATATTGTGGGCAAGACAGGAAACTATAATGTGCGTGATAAGTTCAAGCGTTTCGACAATCGCTTCATTCGCCCGCTGCTGATCAGAGATCTCAAG GGCGCTGAACCGAAGATCATTGAGACGTACTCCAAACTGACCATGCGCGATGCCATGGAGGTGATGAGGCGGAATCCATCCACCATTGGCCAGATGACGGGCACCGAATCGATGAGCGCCCTGTTCCGGAATTATACCAATAACTATATTGGGGGCAG TCCCAGTCTGACAAATCTAGACAATACCTGTTCGCGTAATCTGGACATGGCTGAGCTGGATTATAATCCATCCAAGAAGGATCTGACTGATGCCAGGATCCATCATCTGTTGGCCGAAGAACTGAAGCCTTATAGAAGG CACCGTCGTCTTAGTTATAGCCGACACGCAGTAGATGACAGAGATTTGTCAACCCAG GTCAattacaaaatgcaaatgaactTCAGGCGCATGTTCAATGATCGCAAACATCACAAACGCAGCAAACGTGGGGCCAGCAATAAG GAGGCCAAGGAGAACGTTAAGCAGAATCATGTCTCGTTTCACGATTTTCAACAGAACGGCACCACCAAGCAGCTCACCAATG ACTATATTAACAATGTGCTTAATGAAACAGCCGAGGAGTGCCAACAGAATCCCAACGAGATCAATGTTGTTGGCCCCAGCGACGATTGGGATGATGGCCTGACCTTCACCGCCAAGTCATCAC CTGACTCGGATCGTGCCAATAACAATTCCCTGATAGCCCACATCCAAAACCTGCCGGGCTTCGATGCCTCCAAGGCGCGTATCGTCGTCCAGCATTATGCGCCCAGGGTCGACGACAGTCCGGAAACAGATCTAGATTCGCCGGACCAGGCTGTTGGGCCCACGGCCGCCGAATTGATATTGCCGTGGCGGCGGGATCGTTCATACCAGAGCATTG TGGCCGAGCATCCCATTCCCGAGGAGGATCGCAATTTGTCCCGCGAATCCGACGGAGAGAGGCgtgtggccacgcccaccgccacGGAATCCCAGCTGCCGTGGAAGCGCCAGGGTGACGAATGCACGGATGCAGTGCAGCAGAACGAGTTCCCGGCTTGGGCCTCGAACAAGGAGTACTTGGCCTACAATTCCCCCAGTGCAACATTCCTAG GTGGTATAAACAAGCCTAAACAGCCCAAGTCCGTCATAGGTCTCTTCCGGCGTGAGAGTTCCAGTTCGAAGGCCGGAAGCGTAGGCATCGGCAGCACAGGGGCCGTGGACACCGCCGCCAGTGGCTCCGTGGATCCGATGGTTGTGCCCATGTCCACCCAACCGCCCAACGCTCCGTCGACGTCGATGCACAATCCGCGGCTGGACAAGCGCTCCCAGTCGATATCGTCCGGTTCGCTGGGTGCCGGAGCCCATCAGCTCGGTACGGATGGTCACTCCGGTCCATTTCCGGTCACGGCCAGTCACCGGCGTAATGTGCGCAGGGGCTCCATGCTGGAGCTGAGCGG ACTCATTGCAACTGGACGCAGGCCCAGTAGAATATTGCAATTTAGTCCGGGAACAACTAATTTACTAGTGTCAGCCACGTTCACAACTCCTTCTCCTCCACCTCCTTCTACTTGTACttcaacaacaactacaacaacaactacagtAAATACAACAACCACAtcaaccaacaacaacaacaccaacaatTCAACAGAAACAACATCTGCAAGTGCGACTAACTCGACGCCAACCTCCCCGAGATCGGAGGATAGCGCCACATATGCGTACTGCCCAAA AGACACAATACCCGAGGAGTCGTCGTACCAGCATGGACACTCCAAGTCCTTGTGCGAGCCGGCGGATTCGGATGACTGGGAGGGAGCACCACTttccaccgccgccgccggcgAGGCCAACAGCGAGCGAATGATGCGACTGAGCGGCAGGGAGCCGctcctgccacgcccctccAACACACCACGCGCCCAGATCCGTCGCATGAATGCGGGAGCGGTGGGCGGAGCAGCTGTTAGCCAGGCGGGCCGCAAAAACCAAGTGACAAAGGCCCTCTTGGACTACGAGGATTCCGAAACGGACTCCGAGGAgaatgatgacgatgacgatgacgatgatgaggaCGAGGACTTTGATTCGTACGACGATGAGAACATTGTGGTCACCACCTTTACGACACCGGCCACGGGCAGGAGATCGGGTTCCAGTCCGGGTTCAGGATCGGAAGCCAACGCCACCAccatgacgacgacgacgacaagcATTCGGCTGACCCGCAATAACGACGAGAGCATCATTTGA
- the LOC128261715 gene encoding sodium/hydrogen exchanger 5 isoform X12 codes for MSNRTEQDYDSATPALQQQMNLARRACWRRNQSSSTQLPPQNTITITREAASRLELVNPEIAKQIDAEAQPPRDETKTRLEPQTATATRNTKWASDWRGILGKRMLLICALVLILGLVQGRPNTSAVGVASAKDAVTQLNLPMDVDVGLDPTQSAKLPRSEALKSSDQDAESGEAHKMERYPLSSVDFARVKTPFIIGIWILSASIAKIGFHMTPKLHLIFPESCLLIVVGVVIGVVLYFCTDVAVSPLTPNTFFFYMLPPIILDAGYFMPNRLFFDNLGTILLMAVVGTIFNIATIGGSLYACGRMGIYGEGETPNLMDVFLFASLISAVDPVAVLAVFEEIHVNEILYIVVFGESLLNDAVTVVMYHMMESYNEIGLDKIIAQDIASGVGSFFVVALGGTAIGIIWGFLTGLVTRFTDHVRVIEPIFIFVMAYLAYLNAEIFHMSGILAITFCGITMKNYVESNISQKSHTTVKYALKMLSSSAETIIFMFLGVATVNNMHVWNTWFVVLTIAFCSVFRVIGVILLSALANRFRLHKLSRVDQFVMSYGGLRGAVAFALVLLVDENVVKQKNMFVTTTIAVIYFTVFLQGITIKPLVKILNVKRANKRKPTMNERIHERFMDHLMAGIEDIVGKTGNYNVRDKFKRFDNRFIRPLLIRDLKGAEPKIIETYSKLTMRDAMEVMRRNPSTIGQMTGTESMSALFRNYTNNYIGGSPSLTNLDNTCSRNLDMAELDYNPSKKDLTDARIHHLLAEELKPYRRHRRLSYSRHAVDDRDLSTQVNYKMQMNFRRMFNDRKHHKRSKRGASNKAKENVKQNHVSFHDFQQNGTTKQLTNDYINNVLNETAEECQQNPNEINVVGPSDDWDDGLTFTAKSSLAEHPIPEEDRNLSRESDGERRVATPTATESQLPWKRQGDECTDAVQQNEFPAWASNKEYLAYNSPSATFLGGINKPKQPKSVIGLFRRESSSSKAGSVGIGSTGAVDTAASGSVDPMVVPMSTQPPNAPSTSMHNPRLDKRSQSISSGSLGAGAHQLGTDGHSGPFPVTASHRRNVRRGSMLELSGLIATGRRPSRILQFSPGTTNLLVSATFTTPSPPPPSTCTSTTTTTTTTVNTTTTSTNNNNTNNSTETTSASATNSTPTSPRSEDSATYAYCPKDTIPEESSYQHGHSKSLCEPADSDDWEGAPLSTAAAGEANSERMMRLSGREPLLPRPSNTPRAQIRRMNAGAVGGAAVSQAGRKNQVTKALLDYEDSETDSEENDDDDDDDDEDEDFDSYDDENIVVTTFTTPATGRRSGSSPGSGSEANATTMTTTTTSIRLTRNNDESII; via the exons ATGAGCAATCGCACGGAGCAGGATTACGACAGTGCCACTCCGGCGCTGCAACAGCAGATGAATCTGGCCCGAAGAGCCTGCTGGAGGCGGAACCAATCCTCCAGCACTCAGTTACCCCCCCAaaatacaattacaattaccaGAGAGGCAGCCAGTCGCCTGGAGTTAGTTAATCCCGAGATTGCGAAACAAATCGATGCAGAAGCTCAACCACCGAGAGATGAAACCAAAACAAGATTAGAACCACAAACTGCAACCGCAACACGCAACACAAAATGGGCATCCGACTGGCGGGGGATTCTCGGCAAAAGGATGCTGCTCATCTGCGCCTTAGTCCTGATCCTTGGACTCGTCCAGGGGCGGCCCAACACGAGTGCTGTGGGCGTGGCGTCGGCCAAGGATGCAGTCACCCAACTTAAT CTGCCCATGGACGTGGATGTGGGTCTGGATCCAACACAATCGGCAAAATTGCCTCGTTCGGAGGCACTGAAATCCAGCGACCAGGATGCGGAAAGCGGCGAAGCGCACAAGATGGAAAGGTATCCACTCTCCAGCGTGGATTTTGCCCGGGTAAAGACGCCTTTCATCATCGGAATCTGGATTTTATCTGCCAGTATAGCCAAAATCG GTTTCCATATGACGCCCAAACTGCATCTTATATTTCCGGAGTCGTGCCTGCTGATTGTCGTGGGCGTGGTCATTGGGGTGGTGCTCTATTTTTGCACCGACGTCGCCGTCTCCCCGCTGACCCCCAACACCTTCTTCTTTTATATGCTGCCACCGATTATCCTGGACGCCGGATACTTTATGCCCAATCGATTGTTCTTCGACAACCTGGGCACCATCCTGCTGATGGCGGTGGTCGGAACCATCTTCAACATAGCCACCATCG GTGGCTCGTTGTACGCCTGCGGAAGGATGGGCATTTACGGGGAGGGCGAGACTCCGAATCTGATGGACGTATTTCTGTTTGCCTCCCTCATATCCGCCGTGGATCCGGTGGCTGTTTTGGCCGTGTTCGAGGAGATACACGTCAACGAGATCCTGTACATTGTCGTCTTTGGCGAGTCCTTGCTGAATGATGCCGTTACG GTTGTGATGTACCACATGATGGAGTCCTACAATGAAATTGGTTTGGATAAAATCATCGCCCAGGACATTGCCAGCGGTGTGGGTTCCTTCTTCGtggttgcactaggtggcactGCCATAG GCATCATCTGGGGCTTTCTAACTGGTCTGGTGACCCGATTCACAGATCATGTGCGTGTCATAGAACccattttcatatttgtaaTGGCTTACTTGGCCTATCTCAATGCGGAAATCTTTCACATGAGCGGCATTTTAGC CATCACTTTCTGTGGTATAACGATGAAAAATTATGTGGAATCGAATATCTCACAAAAGTCGCATACGACTGTTAAATATGCCTTGAAGATGTTGTCCAGTTCGGCGGAGACCATTATCTTTATGTTCCTGGGCGTGGCCACTGTGAACAATATGCACGTATGGAATACGTGGTTTGTGGTGCTGACCATTGCCTTCTGCTCTGTGTTTCGTGTTAttg GTGTCATCTTGCTTTCGGCCCTGGCAAATCGCTTCCGCCTGCACAAGTTGTCCAGGGTGGATCAGTTTGTGATGTCCTACGGCGGATTGCGTGGTGCTGTGGCCTTTGCCCTGGTCCTCCTGGTCGACGAGAATGTGGTCAAGCAGAAGAACATGTTTGTTACCACCACGATAGCTGTGATTTACTTTACTGTCTTCCTGCAAGGCATCACCATCAAGCCGCTGGTCAAGATCCTCAATGTGAAGCGGGCCAACAAACGCAAGCCAACCATGAACGAGCGCATTCATGAGAGG TTTATGGATCACTTGATGGCGGGCATTGAGGATATTGTGGGCAAGACAGGAAACTATAATGTGCGTGATAAGTTCAAGCGTTTCGACAATCGCTTCATTCGCCCGCTGCTGATCAGAGATCTCAAG GGCGCTGAACCGAAGATCATTGAGACGTACTCCAAACTGACCATGCGCGATGCCATGGAGGTGATGAGGCGGAATCCATCCACCATTGGCCAGATGACGGGCACCGAATCGATGAGCGCCCTGTTCCGGAATTATACCAATAACTATATTGGGGGCAG TCCCAGTCTGACAAATCTAGACAATACCTGTTCGCGTAATCTGGACATGGCTGAGCTGGATTATAATCCATCCAAGAAGGATCTGACTGATGCCAGGATCCATCATCTGTTGGCCGAAGAACTGAAGCCTTATAGAAGG CACCGTCGTCTTAGTTATAGCCGACACGCAGTAGATGACAGAGATTTGTCAACCCAG GTCAattacaaaatgcaaatgaactTCAGGCGCATGTTCAATGATCGCAAACATCACAAACGCAGCAAACGTGGGGCCAGCAATAAG GCCAAGGAGAACGTTAAGCAGAATCATGTCTCGTTTCACGATTTTCAACAGAACGGCACCACCAAGCAGCTCACCAATG ACTATATTAACAATGTGCTTAATGAAACAGCCGAGGAGTGCCAACAGAATCCCAACGAGATCAATGTTGTTGGCCCCAGCGACGATTGGGATGATGGCCTGACCTTCACCGCCAAGTCATCAC TGGCCGAGCATCCCATTCCCGAGGAGGATCGCAATTTGTCCCGCGAATCCGACGGAGAGAGGCgtgtggccacgcccaccgccacGGAATCCCAGCTGCCGTGGAAGCGCCAGGGTGACGAATGCACGGATGCAGTGCAGCAGAACGAGTTCCCGGCTTGGGCCTCGAACAAGGAGTACTTGGCCTACAATTCCCCCAGTGCAACATTCCTAG GTGGTATAAACAAGCCTAAACAGCCCAAGTCCGTCATAGGTCTCTTCCGGCGTGAGAGTTCCAGTTCGAAGGCCGGAAGCGTAGGCATCGGCAGCACAGGGGCCGTGGACACCGCCGCCAGTGGCTCCGTGGATCCGATGGTTGTGCCCATGTCCACCCAACCGCCCAACGCTCCGTCGACGTCGATGCACAATCCGCGGCTGGACAAGCGCTCCCAGTCGATATCGTCCGGTTCGCTGGGTGCCGGAGCCCATCAGCTCGGTACGGATGGTCACTCCGGTCCATTTCCGGTCACGGCCAGTCACCGGCGTAATGTGCGCAGGGGCTCCATGCTGGAGCTGAGCGG ACTCATTGCAACTGGACGCAGGCCCAGTAGAATATTGCAATTTAGTCCGGGAACAACTAATTTACTAGTGTCAGCCACGTTCACAACTCCTTCTCCTCCACCTCCTTCTACTTGTACttcaacaacaactacaacaacaactacagtAAATACAACAACCACAtcaaccaacaacaacaacaccaacaatTCAACAGAAACAACATCTGCAAGTGCGACTAACTCGACGCCAACCTCCCCGAGATCGGAGGATAGCGCCACATATGCGTACTGCCCAAA AGACACAATACCCGAGGAGTCGTCGTACCAGCATGGACACTCCAAGTCCTTGTGCGAGCCGGCGGATTCGGATGACTGGGAGGGAGCACCACTttccaccgccgccgccggcgAGGCCAACAGCGAGCGAATGATGCGACTGAGCGGCAGGGAGCCGctcctgccacgcccctccAACACACCACGCGCCCAGATCCGTCGCATGAATGCGGGAGCGGTGGGCGGAGCAGCTGTTAGCCAGGCGGGCCGCAAAAACCAAGTGACAAAGGCCCTCTTGGACTACGAGGATTCCGAAACGGACTCCGAGGAgaatgatgacgatgacgatgacgatgatgaggaCGAGGACTTTGATTCGTACGACGATGAGAACATTGTGGTCACCACCTTTACGACACCGGCCACGGGCAGGAGATCGGGTTCCAGTCCGGGTTCAGGATCGGAAGCCAACGCCACCAccatgacgacgacgacgacaagcATTCGGCTGACCCGCAATAACGACGAGAGCATCATTTGA